From a single Xiphophorus maculatus strain JP 163 A chromosome 5, X_maculatus-5.0-male, whole genome shotgun sequence genomic region:
- the sfrp2 gene encoding secreted frizzled-related protein 2 yields MRAFISVVAALWGVAITSTGAIHGLYNFGQHDLFQKKNSCKQIPENLLLCNDIEYTEMRLPNLLGHETMNEVLQQASSWTPLVQKQCHPDTRKFLCSLFAPVCLDDLDEPIQPCRSLCESVRHGCGPVMLAFGYPWPEMLDCNRFPTDNDLCIPPASIENVVPVTREAPRVCDACKETEENGNEIVDSLCKNDFAVKIKVKEISYINGDSKIVPDTKSKTIYTMNGVTDRDLRRMVLWLKDGMRCICEEMNDINGPYLVMGQKMDGHLVITSLKRWQRGQPEFKRISRSLRKMQC; encoded by the exons ATGAGAGCCTTTATATCAGTTGTGGCCGCTTTGTGGGGGGTGGCAATAACCTCCACGGGCGCCATCCACGGACTGTACAACTTCGGCCAACACGATTTATTCCAGAAAAAGAACAGCTGCAAGCAAATCCCTGAAAACCTCCTGCTTTGCAATGACATAGAGTACACGGAGATGCGCCTCCCGAACCTGCTGGGACACGAAACCATGAATGAGGTCCTGCAGCAAGCTTCGTCCTGGACGCCCCTCGTTCAGAAGCAGTGTCACCCCGACACGAGGAAGTTCCTCTGCTCGCTTTTCGCTCCCGTCTGCCTGGACGACCTGGACGAGCCCATACAGCCCTGCAGGTCGCTGTGCGAGAGCGTCAGGCACGGATGCGGGCCCGTCATGCTCGCGTTCGGGTACCCGTGGCCGGAGATGCTGGACTGCAACCGCTTCCCGACCGACAACGACCTGTGCATACCGCCTGCAAGCATTGAGAACGTCGTGCCTGTCACCAGAGAGG CGCCCAGGGTGTGTGATGCTTGCAAAGAAACGGAAGAAAATGGCAACGAAATCGTTGACAGCCTGTGCAAGAATGATTTTG CTGTGAAGATCAAAGTCAAGGAGATCTCCTACATTAATGGTGACTCCAAAATAGTGCCGGATACCAAGAGCAAGACCATTTACACGATGAACGGCGTGACGGATCGTGACCTGCGGAGGATGGTGCTGTGGCTGAAGGACGGGATGCGGTGTATCTGTGAGGAGATGAACGACATCAACGGCCCCTACCTGGTCATGGGCCAGAAGATGGATGGCCATCTGGTCATCACCTCCCTGAAGCGCTGGCAGAGAGGACAGCCCGAGTTTAAGAGAATTTCACGCAGCCTTCGTAAGATGCAGTGTTAG
- the tnip2 gene encoding TNFAIP3-interacting protein 2 isoform X2 translates to MDSASMGSEGDALLRERTRSYGVLNTLYHETRGEMELLNKQLCVKDNIIADLKSRLVRHERMYMTMGDDEPVVIGPSNSLVESLLSEICKLKQKRNDMEVKAARQGEEIQRLTAQIREKELEQERIRSQPDHEKDREIQRLRAALEERERAEATRSVLCSSLAEEADQLRGQLGATVKVCQELLARLEREKKGTGGEVEEQSAKETPELSDLNAAKSQIRQLQEENQQLKQRVSYVQDLNSQWQKYDSSREEYIRALGQKLKESSGPGLMPVVGSIRTGLLHQEISRLNALLEEKIRECSRLGREVEDIRRQGHERIQTLEQQVLIYTEDFKSERADRERAQGRIADLKEQISQLKQQLHKQGSGRDGRDVVPLCHVHIGHRMSPRRNKDSSEPRLRMAADRQQQQAATPPPPQPAATGPAAAAATNWSECPGPSELQCPQCHARFNDTEAAECMKHFDECARL, encoded by the exons ATGGATAGCGCCAGCATGGGCTCCGAGGGAGACGCGCTGCTGAGGGAGAGGACGCGGAGCTACGGCGTCCTGAACACCCTGTACCACGAGACGCGCGGGGAGATGGAGCTCCTCAACAAGCAGCTCTGCGTGAAGGACAATATTATTGCAGACCTAAAGAGCAGGCTGGTCAGACACGAGAGGATGTACATGACGATGGGAGACGATGAGCCCGTGGTCATCGGTCCGTCCAACTCCCTGGTGGAAAGCCTGCTGTCAGAGATCTGCAAGCTGAAGCAGAAGAGAAACGACATGGAGGTGAAAGCAGCCCGACAAGGAGAG gAGATCCAGAGGCTGACTGCACAGATTAGGGAGAAGGAGCTGGAGCAGGAGCGGATCCGGAGTCAGCCGGACCACGAGAAGGACCGGGAGATCCAGAGGCTGCGGGCGGCCCTGGAGGAGCGCGAGCGGGCCGAGGCCACCCGGAGCGTCCTGTGCTCGTCGCTGGCCGAGGAGGCCGACCAGCTGCGTGGCCAGCTGGGCGCCACCGTTAAGGTGTGCCAGGAGCTGCTGGCCCGGCTGGAGCGGGAGAAGAAGGGAACAGGAGGAGAAGTGGAGGAGCAAAGTGCCAAGGAG ACACCGGAGCTCTCCGACCTGAATGCTGCTAAATCCCAAATCCGCCAGCTTCAGGAAGAAAACCAGCAGCTGAAGCAGCGCGTGTCTTAC GTGCAGGATTTGAACTCCCAGTGGCAGAAGTACGACTCCAGCAGGGAGGAGTACATCCGGGCGTTGGGTCAGAAGCTGAAGGAGAGCTCCGGCCCGGGCCTGATGCCGGTCGTGGGCTCCATCCGGACCGGCCTGCTCCACCAGGAGATTTCCAGGCTCAACGCCCTCCTGGAGGAAAAAATCAGGGAGTGCTCCAGGCTGGGCAGAGAAGTGGAGGACATAAGGAGGCAGGGGCATGAGAGAATCCAGACCCTGGAGCAGCAG GTCCTCATCTACACTGAAGACTTTAAGTCGGAGCGTGCCGACAGAGAACGAGCTCAGGGTCGGATTGCGGACCTGAAGGAGCAGATTTCTCAGttaaagcagcagctgcacaAACAG GGGTCCGGCAGAGATGGCCGGGACGTTGTCCCCTTGTGTCACGTCCACATCGGTCACCGGATGTCCCCGAGGCGAAACAAGGACTCCTCAGAGCCTCGGCTGAGGATGGCCGCCGaccggcagcagcagcaggcggcCACGCCGCCGCCGCCACAGCCCGCCGCCACGGGGCCAGCAGCCGCCGCGGCAACAAACTGGAGCGAATGCCCGGGCCCGTCGGAGCTGCAGTGTCCGCAGTGTCACGCCAGGTTCAACGACACCGAGGCCGCAGAGTGCATGAAGCATTTTGACGAGTGCGCCCGGCTATGA
- the tnip2 gene encoding TNFAIP3-interacting protein 2 isoform X1, whose protein sequence is MDSASMGSEGDALLRERTRSYGVLNTLYHETRGEMELLNKQLCVKDNIIADLKSRLVRHERMYMTMGDDEPVVIGPSNSLVESLLSEICKLKQKRNDMEVKAARQGEEIQRLTAQIREKELEQERIRSQPDHEKDREIQRLRAALEERERAEATRSVLCSSLAEEADQLRGQLGATVKVCQELLARLEREKKGTGGEVEEQSAKETPELSDLNAAKSQIRQLQEENQQLKQRVSYVQDLNSQWQKYDSSREEYIRALGQKLKESSGPGLMPVVGSIRTGLLHQEISRLNALLEEKIRECSRLGREVEDIRRQGHERIQTLEQQVLIYTEDFKSERADRERAQGRIADLKEQISQLKQQLHKQQGSGRDGRDVVPLCHVHIGHRMSPRRNKDSSEPRLRMAADRQQQQAATPPPPQPAATGPAAAAATNWSECPGPSELQCPQCHARFNDTEAAECMKHFDECARL, encoded by the exons ATGGATAGCGCCAGCATGGGCTCCGAGGGAGACGCGCTGCTGAGGGAGAGGACGCGGAGCTACGGCGTCCTGAACACCCTGTACCACGAGACGCGCGGGGAGATGGAGCTCCTCAACAAGCAGCTCTGCGTGAAGGACAATATTATTGCAGACCTAAAGAGCAGGCTGGTCAGACACGAGAGGATGTACATGACGATGGGAGACGATGAGCCCGTGGTCATCGGTCCGTCCAACTCCCTGGTGGAAAGCCTGCTGTCAGAGATCTGCAAGCTGAAGCAGAAGAGAAACGACATGGAGGTGAAAGCAGCCCGACAAGGAGAG gAGATCCAGAGGCTGACTGCACAGATTAGGGAGAAGGAGCTGGAGCAGGAGCGGATCCGGAGTCAGCCGGACCACGAGAAGGACCGGGAGATCCAGAGGCTGCGGGCGGCCCTGGAGGAGCGCGAGCGGGCCGAGGCCACCCGGAGCGTCCTGTGCTCGTCGCTGGCCGAGGAGGCCGACCAGCTGCGTGGCCAGCTGGGCGCCACCGTTAAGGTGTGCCAGGAGCTGCTGGCCCGGCTGGAGCGGGAGAAGAAGGGAACAGGAGGAGAAGTGGAGGAGCAAAGTGCCAAGGAG ACACCGGAGCTCTCCGACCTGAATGCTGCTAAATCCCAAATCCGCCAGCTTCAGGAAGAAAACCAGCAGCTGAAGCAGCGCGTGTCTTAC GTGCAGGATTTGAACTCCCAGTGGCAGAAGTACGACTCCAGCAGGGAGGAGTACATCCGGGCGTTGGGTCAGAAGCTGAAGGAGAGCTCCGGCCCGGGCCTGATGCCGGTCGTGGGCTCCATCCGGACCGGCCTGCTCCACCAGGAGATTTCCAGGCTCAACGCCCTCCTGGAGGAAAAAATCAGGGAGTGCTCCAGGCTGGGCAGAGAAGTGGAGGACATAAGGAGGCAGGGGCATGAGAGAATCCAGACCCTGGAGCAGCAG GTCCTCATCTACACTGAAGACTTTAAGTCGGAGCGTGCCGACAGAGAACGAGCTCAGGGTCGGATTGCGGACCTGAAGGAGCAGATTTCTCAGttaaagcagcagctgcacaAACAG CAGGGGTCCGGCAGAGATGGCCGGGACGTTGTCCCCTTGTGTCACGTCCACATCGGTCACCGGATGTCCCCGAGGCGAAACAAGGACTCCTCAGAGCCTCGGCTGAGGATGGCCGCCGaccggcagcagcagcaggcggcCACGCCGCCGCCGCCACAGCCCGCCGCCACGGGGCCAGCAGCCGCCGCGGCAACAAACTGGAGCGAATGCCCGGGCCCGTCGGAGCTGCAGTGTCCGCAGTGTCACGCCAGGTTCAACGACACCGAGGCCGCAGAGTGCATGAAGCATTTTGACGAGTGCGCCCGGCTATGA